From Hippoglossus stenolepis isolate QCI-W04-F060 chromosome 6, HSTE1.2, whole genome shotgun sequence, a single genomic window includes:
- the tardbpa gene encoding TAR DNA binding protein, like isoform X4 has product MSELYIRVAEEENEEPMEIPSEDDGTVLLSSVAAQFPGACGLRYRNPESQCMRGVRLVEGVLHAPENDWGSLVYVVNYPKDNKRKMDEIDAASAVKVKRGFQKTSDLIVLGLPWKTSEQDLKDYFTTFGEVIMVQVKRDAKTGNSKGFGFVRFTEYETQTKVIAQRHMIDGRWCDCKLPNSRNFPFDCPSQASPDEPMRSRKIFVGRCTEDMSTDDLRQYFMQYGEVTDVFIPKPFRAFAFVTFADDQVAQALCGEDLIIKGISVHISNAEPKHNNIHQLFPNFPGGSASLAAMFDRSQYQFPSSNV; this is encoded by the exons ATGTCGGAGCTGTACATCCGtgtggcggaggaggagaacgaggagcCGATGGAGATCCCCTCGGAGGACGACGGGACCGTATTGCTGTCGTCGGTGGCGGCTCAGTTTCCAGGGGCGTGCGGGCTGCGCTACAGGAACCCGGAGTCCCAGTGCATGAGGGGGGTCCGGCTCGTGGAGGGGGTCCTGCATGCACCTGAGAACGACTGGGGGAGTCTGGTCTACGTCGTCAATTATCCCAAAG ATAACAAAAGGAAGATGGATGAAATAGATGCTGCCTCAGCTGTGAAAGTCAAGAGGGGCTTTCAGAAGACATCAGATCTCATTGTCCTCGGACTACCGTGGAAAACATCAGAACAAGACTTGAAAGACTATTTCACTACTTTTGGGGAGGTCATCATGGTGCAG GTCAAGAGAGATGCAAAAACTGGCAACTCAAAAGGATTTGGATTTGTCCGATTCACTGAATACGAGACACAAACCAAAGTCATTGCTCAGAGACATATGATTGATGGAAGGTGGTGTGATTGCAAACTTCCTAACTCAAGG AATTTTCCTTTTGACTGTCCCTCTCAGGCAAGTCCTGATGAGCCGATGCGAAGCCGTAAAATCTTTGTTGGCCGCTGCACAGAGGACATGTCAACTGATGACCTGAGGCAGTACTTCATGCAGTACGGTGAAGTCACTGATGTCTTCATCCCCAAACCTTTCCGGGCTTTTGCATTCGTCACATTTGCTGACGACCAG GTCGCCCAAGCCCTGTGTGGCGAGGACTTGATCATCAAGGGCATCAGCGTGCACATCTCTAATGCTGAGcccaaacacaacaaca TTCACCAACTCTTTCCCAATTTCCCGGGAGGAAGCGCCTCATTGGCAGCAATGTTCGACAGATCTCAGTATCAGTTCCCCTCCTCCAATGTGTAA
- the tardbpa gene encoding TAR DNA binding protein, like isoform X2: MSELYIRVAEEENEEPMEIPSEDDGTVLLSSVAAQFPGACGLRYRNPESQCMRGVRLVEGVLHAPENDWGSLVYVVNYPKDNKRKMDEIDAASAVKVKRGFQKTSDLIVLGLPWKTSEQDLKDYFTTFGEVIMVQVKRDAKTGNSKGFGFVRFTEYETQTKVIAQRHMIDGRWCDCKLPNSRASPDEPMRSRKIFVGRCTEDMSTDDLRQYFMQYGEVTDVFIPKPFRAFAFVTFADDQVAQALCGEDLIIKGISVHISNAEPKHNNSRQMMDRGRFGAGGFSQGYGSNRGGLGSGSSGVNFGALGLNPAMVAAAQAALQSSWGMMGMLANQQGLTTTAGTATTTRDQTYSSASTSYSSPSSASLGWAAGTNTASNSGFSSGFGTSMESKSSSWGM; this comes from the exons ATGTCGGAGCTGTACATCCGtgtggcggaggaggagaacgaggagcCGATGGAGATCCCCTCGGAGGACGACGGGACCGTATTGCTGTCGTCGGTGGCGGCTCAGTTTCCAGGGGCGTGCGGGCTGCGCTACAGGAACCCGGAGTCCCAGTGCATGAGGGGGGTCCGGCTCGTGGAGGGGGTCCTGCATGCACCTGAGAACGACTGGGGGAGTCTGGTCTACGTCGTCAATTATCCCAAAG ATAACAAAAGGAAGATGGATGAAATAGATGCTGCCTCAGCTGTGAAAGTCAAGAGGGGCTTTCAGAAGACATCAGATCTCATTGTCCTCGGACTACCGTGGAAAACATCAGAACAAGACTTGAAAGACTATTTCACTACTTTTGGGGAGGTCATCATGGTGCAG GTCAAGAGAGATGCAAAAACTGGCAACTCAAAAGGATTTGGATTTGTCCGATTCACTGAATACGAGACACAAACCAAAGTCATTGCTCAGAGACATATGATTGATGGAAGGTGGTGTGATTGCAAACTTCCTAACTCAAGG GCAAGTCCTGATGAGCCGATGCGAAGCCGTAAAATCTTTGTTGGCCGCTGCACAGAGGACATGTCAACTGATGACCTGAGGCAGTACTTCATGCAGTACGGTGAAGTCACTGATGTCTTCATCCCCAAACCTTTCCGGGCTTTTGCATTCGTCACATTTGCTGACGACCAG GTCGCCCAAGCCCTGTGTGGCGAGGACTTGATCATCAAGGGCATCAGCGTGCACATCTCTAATGCTGAGcccaaacacaacaacagtagGCAAATGATGGATCGTGGGCGGTTTGGGGCTGGTGGGTTCAGTCAGGGCTATGGCAGTAATCGTGGTGGGCTAGGCAGCGGTAGCAGTGGGGTTAACTTTGGGGCTCTCGGTCTTAACCCTGCAATGGTGGCCGCTGCTCAGGCAGCTCTACAGAGCAGTTGGGGAATGATGGGCATGCTGGCTAACCAGCAGGGTCTGACCACAACGGCAGGCACAGCCACTACAACCCGAGACCAGACCTATAGCTCTGCCAGCACCAGTTACAGCAGCCCCAGCTCGGCTAGCCTCGGCTGGGCTGCAGGAACTAACACCGCCTCCAACAGCGGCTTCAGCTCTGGCTTTGGCACGTCTATGGAGTCTAAGTCTTCTAGTTGGGGAATGTAG
- the tardbpa gene encoding TAR DNA binding protein, like isoform X1 — translation MSELYIRVAEEENEEPMEIPSEDDGTVLLSSVAAQFPGACGLRYRNPESQCMRGVRLVEGVLHAPENDWGSLVYVVNYPKDNKRKMDEIDAASAVKVKRGFQKTSDLIVLGLPWKTSEQDLKDYFTTFGEVIMVQVKRDAKTGNSKGFGFVRFTEYETQTKVIAQRHMIDGRWCDCKLPNSRNFPFDCPSQASPDEPMRSRKIFVGRCTEDMSTDDLRQYFMQYGEVTDVFIPKPFRAFAFVTFADDQVAQALCGEDLIIKGISVHISNAEPKHNNSRQMMDRGRFGAGGFSQGYGSNRGGLGSGSSGVNFGALGLNPAMVAAAQAALQSSWGMMGMLANQQGLTTTAGTATTTRDQTYSSASTSYSSPSSASLGWAAGTNTASNSGFSSGFGTSMESKSSSWGM, via the exons ATGTCGGAGCTGTACATCCGtgtggcggaggaggagaacgaggagcCGATGGAGATCCCCTCGGAGGACGACGGGACCGTATTGCTGTCGTCGGTGGCGGCTCAGTTTCCAGGGGCGTGCGGGCTGCGCTACAGGAACCCGGAGTCCCAGTGCATGAGGGGGGTCCGGCTCGTGGAGGGGGTCCTGCATGCACCTGAGAACGACTGGGGGAGTCTGGTCTACGTCGTCAATTATCCCAAAG ATAACAAAAGGAAGATGGATGAAATAGATGCTGCCTCAGCTGTGAAAGTCAAGAGGGGCTTTCAGAAGACATCAGATCTCATTGTCCTCGGACTACCGTGGAAAACATCAGAACAAGACTTGAAAGACTATTTCACTACTTTTGGGGAGGTCATCATGGTGCAG GTCAAGAGAGATGCAAAAACTGGCAACTCAAAAGGATTTGGATTTGTCCGATTCACTGAATACGAGACACAAACCAAAGTCATTGCTCAGAGACATATGATTGATGGAAGGTGGTGTGATTGCAAACTTCCTAACTCAAGG AATTTTCCTTTTGACTGTCCCTCTCAGGCAAGTCCTGATGAGCCGATGCGAAGCCGTAAAATCTTTGTTGGCCGCTGCACAGAGGACATGTCAACTGATGACCTGAGGCAGTACTTCATGCAGTACGGTGAAGTCACTGATGTCTTCATCCCCAAACCTTTCCGGGCTTTTGCATTCGTCACATTTGCTGACGACCAG GTCGCCCAAGCCCTGTGTGGCGAGGACTTGATCATCAAGGGCATCAGCGTGCACATCTCTAATGCTGAGcccaaacacaacaacagtagGCAAATGATGGATCGTGGGCGGTTTGGGGCTGGTGGGTTCAGTCAGGGCTATGGCAGTAATCGTGGTGGGCTAGGCAGCGGTAGCAGTGGGGTTAACTTTGGGGCTCTCGGTCTTAACCCTGCAATGGTGGCCGCTGCTCAGGCAGCTCTACAGAGCAGTTGGGGAATGATGGGCATGCTGGCTAACCAGCAGGGTCTGACCACAACGGCAGGCACAGCCACTACAACCCGAGACCAGACCTATAGCTCTGCCAGCACCAGTTACAGCAGCCCCAGCTCGGCTAGCCTCGGCTGGGCTGCAGGAACTAACACCGCCTCCAACAGCGGCTTCAGCTCTGGCTTTGGCACGTCTATGGAGTCTAAGTCTTCTAGTTGGGGAATGTAG
- the tardbpa gene encoding TAR DNA binding protein, like isoform X5, with protein sequence MSELYIRVAEEENEEPMEIPSEDDGTVLLSSVAAQFPGACGLRYRNPESQCMRGVRLVEGVLHAPENDWGSLVYVVNYPKDNKRKMDEIDAASAVKVKRGFQKTSDLIVLGLPWKTSEQDLKDYFTTFGEVIMVQVKRDAKTGNSKGFGFVRFTEYETQTKVIAQRHMIDGRWCDCKLPNSRASPDEPMRSRKIFVGRCTEDMSTDDLRQYFMQYGEVTDVFIPKPFRAFAFVTFADDQVAQALCGEDLIIKGISVHISNAEPKHNNIHQLFPNFPGGSASLAAMFDRSQYQFPSSNV encoded by the exons ATGTCGGAGCTGTACATCCGtgtggcggaggaggagaacgaggagcCGATGGAGATCCCCTCGGAGGACGACGGGACCGTATTGCTGTCGTCGGTGGCGGCTCAGTTTCCAGGGGCGTGCGGGCTGCGCTACAGGAACCCGGAGTCCCAGTGCATGAGGGGGGTCCGGCTCGTGGAGGGGGTCCTGCATGCACCTGAGAACGACTGGGGGAGTCTGGTCTACGTCGTCAATTATCCCAAAG ATAACAAAAGGAAGATGGATGAAATAGATGCTGCCTCAGCTGTGAAAGTCAAGAGGGGCTTTCAGAAGACATCAGATCTCATTGTCCTCGGACTACCGTGGAAAACATCAGAACAAGACTTGAAAGACTATTTCACTACTTTTGGGGAGGTCATCATGGTGCAG GTCAAGAGAGATGCAAAAACTGGCAACTCAAAAGGATTTGGATTTGTCCGATTCACTGAATACGAGACACAAACCAAAGTCATTGCTCAGAGACATATGATTGATGGAAGGTGGTGTGATTGCAAACTTCCTAACTCAAGG GCAAGTCCTGATGAGCCGATGCGAAGCCGTAAAATCTTTGTTGGCCGCTGCACAGAGGACATGTCAACTGATGACCTGAGGCAGTACTTCATGCAGTACGGTGAAGTCACTGATGTCTTCATCCCCAAACCTTTCCGGGCTTTTGCATTCGTCACATTTGCTGACGACCAG GTCGCCCAAGCCCTGTGTGGCGAGGACTTGATCATCAAGGGCATCAGCGTGCACATCTCTAATGCTGAGcccaaacacaacaaca TTCACCAACTCTTTCCCAATTTCCCGGGAGGAAGCGCCTCATTGGCAGCAATGTTCGACAGATCTCAGTATCAGTTCCCCTCCTCCAATGTGTAA
- the tardbpa gene encoding TAR DNA binding protein, like isoform X3: MSELYIRVAEEENEEPMEIPSEDDGTVLLSSVAAQFPGACGLRYRNPESQCMRGVRLVEGVLHAPENDWGSLVYVVNYPKDNKRKMDEIDAASAVKVKRGFQKTSDLIVLGLPWKTSEQDLKDYFTTFGEVIMVQVKRDAKTGNSKGFGFVRFTEYETQTKVIAQRHMIDGRWCDCKLPNSRNFPFDCPSQASPDEPMRSRKIFVGRCTEDMSTDDLRQYFMQYGEVTDVFIPKPFRAFAFVTFADDQVAQALCGEDLIIKGISVHISNAEPKHNNSRQMMDRGRFGAVHQLFPNFPGGSASLAAMFDRSQYQFPSSNV, translated from the exons ATGTCGGAGCTGTACATCCGtgtggcggaggaggagaacgaggagcCGATGGAGATCCCCTCGGAGGACGACGGGACCGTATTGCTGTCGTCGGTGGCGGCTCAGTTTCCAGGGGCGTGCGGGCTGCGCTACAGGAACCCGGAGTCCCAGTGCATGAGGGGGGTCCGGCTCGTGGAGGGGGTCCTGCATGCACCTGAGAACGACTGGGGGAGTCTGGTCTACGTCGTCAATTATCCCAAAG ATAACAAAAGGAAGATGGATGAAATAGATGCTGCCTCAGCTGTGAAAGTCAAGAGGGGCTTTCAGAAGACATCAGATCTCATTGTCCTCGGACTACCGTGGAAAACATCAGAACAAGACTTGAAAGACTATTTCACTACTTTTGGGGAGGTCATCATGGTGCAG GTCAAGAGAGATGCAAAAACTGGCAACTCAAAAGGATTTGGATTTGTCCGATTCACTGAATACGAGACACAAACCAAAGTCATTGCTCAGAGACATATGATTGATGGAAGGTGGTGTGATTGCAAACTTCCTAACTCAAGG AATTTTCCTTTTGACTGTCCCTCTCAGGCAAGTCCTGATGAGCCGATGCGAAGCCGTAAAATCTTTGTTGGCCGCTGCACAGAGGACATGTCAACTGATGACCTGAGGCAGTACTTCATGCAGTACGGTGAAGTCACTGATGTCTTCATCCCCAAACCTTTCCGGGCTTTTGCATTCGTCACATTTGCTGACGACCAG GTCGCCCAAGCCCTGTGTGGCGAGGACTTGATCATCAAGGGCATCAGCGTGCACATCTCTAATGCTGAGcccaaacacaacaacagtagGCAAATGATGGATCGTGGGCGGTTTGGGGCTG TTCACCAACTCTTTCCCAATTTCCCGGGAGGAAGCGCCTCATTGGCAGCAATGTTCGACAGATCTCAGTATCAGTTCCCCTCCTCCAATGTGTAA